Proteins encoded together in one Miscanthus floridulus cultivar M001 chromosome 16, ASM1932011v1, whole genome shotgun sequence window:
- the LOC136510742 gene encoding uncharacterized protein — protein sequence MDSLFRGIVPRKVSQPLGQITLLVQFSTADHFCTDHVNFLVADFNTTYHAILGRPAIAKFMDVPHYVYLLLKMPMEQGILTLRANLNTAYDCERDSFALDEAADISIRMQDCLIASQ from the coding sequence ATGGACTCTCTATTCCGAGGAATTGTTCCTAGGAAGGTGTCCCAACCTCTGGGGCAGATCACCTTGCTGGTACAGTTCAGCACCGCTGACCACTTCTGTACCGACCATGTCAACTTCCTAGTAGCAGACTTCAACACGACGTATCATGCCATCCTGGGCCGACCAGCTATTGCCAAATTCATGGATGTGCCACATTATGTGTACCTACTCTTGAAGATGCCGATGGAGCAGGGAATTCTTACCCTGCGCGCCAACCTCAATACCGCCTACGACTGCGAGAGGGACAGCTTTGCTCTTGACGAGGCCGCTGACATCTCCATCCGTATGCAGGATTGCCTCATCGCTTCGCAGTAG